The following coding sequences are from one Saccharomyces eubayanus strain FM1318 chromosome VII, whole genome shotgun sequence window:
- the SOL4 gene encoding 6-phosphogluconolactonase SOL4, with translation MVKLQRFAESNALVHEFGKYILEKQDSALAGNSHAVFNIAISGGSMNKVLYEGLVNDKDTFPHIKWPQWRIFFCDERLVPFEDPLSNYGQFKKTVLDPLVHKGDQLNLGPTVYTINQSLIGGGETANKKIAEEYASLLPASFDLVLLGCGDDGHTCSLFPGEEFNYLVEEMTRKVVWCYNSPKPPSNRITITLPVIADAKNVCFLARGSSKKDIMHDVLIIKNSELPSVLVNEMIGTRVTWFLDDAAGALIPQDC, from the coding sequence ATGGTGAAATTACAGAGATTTGCGGAAAGCAACGCTTTGGTACATGAGTTTGGAAAGTATATCCTTGAGAAGCAGGACTCGGCGTTAGCGGGTAACTCACACGCAGTGTTCAATATCGCCATTAGCGGCGGCTCTATGAACAAAGTGCTATACGAAGGCCTGGTGAACGACAAAGACACTTTCCCGCATATAAAATGGCCACAATGGAGAATCTTTTTCTGCGATGAAAGACTAGTCCCCTTTGAAGACCCGCTGAGCAACTACGGCCAGTTCAAGAAGACCGTTCTGGACCCCCTGGTGCACAAAGGCGACCAATTGAATTTGGGCCCCACCGTGTACACCATCAACCAGTCCTTGATCGGCGGTGGCGAGACGGCCAACAAGAAGATCGCCGAGGAGTACGCGTCTTTGCTGCCGGCCTCTTTCGACCTGGTCCTACTGGGATGTGGCGACGACGGACACACATGCTCTTTGTTCCCCGGAGAAGAATTCAACTACCTCGTGGAAGAAATGACCCGCAAAGTAGTCTGGTGCTACAATTCGCCGAAACCGCCCAGCAACAGGATCACTATCACCCTGCCCGTGATCGCGGACGCCAAGAACGTTTGCTTCCTCGCCAGGGGGAGTTCCAAGAAGGACATCATGCATGATGTTCTGATCATTAAGAACAGCGAGCTCCCCAGTGTCTTGGTCAATGAAATGATCGGAACCAGAGTTACATGGTTCTTAGACGACGCCGCCGGCGCACTAATCCCGCAAGACTGCTAG
- the SDA1 gene encoding Sda1p — protein sequence MGRRSRAAMLPTNIILLQNLVKRDPESYQEEFLQQYAHYESLRDIFMLNGLTGGDSAAATNGLVVGNGSSTMAGSNGTTISTSTSQLIELVGFVSQVCSCFPRETANFPSELKQLLLEHHKSLPFELKEKILSCLTMLRNKNVITAEELIQSLFPLLVAYSSHGNSLGANSHAKELRKIIYTNLISLLRSCNTSGKNQKLNKSTQAVCFNLLDKPDSQGVWATKLTRELWRRGIWDDSRTVEIMTQAALHQDVKIAMSGVMFFLDADREREENFEEKSDDEDGFDLDALKHKMQVNKKSGRRGKKLENAIKTVKKKQKNGPGTPQGYLNFSAIHLLRDPQGFAEKLFKEHLSGKTKNKFDLEQKISLMHLLSRLIGTHKLIVLGIYTFFLKYLTPKQRDVTRIMSASAQACHDLIPPEVINVMVRKIADEFVSDGVANEVAAAGLNTIREICSRAPLAIDEILLQDLVEYKGSKAKGVNMAAKSLIALYRDVAPEMLKKRDRGKNAAMEVQGARREGKDSRRPQFGVENNVQGIAGIELLAKWKKENGDEDEDEDAEANWEVDAGGQDGEVDGEWVTMDSDKEYEVNMEDSDEEKDKADEKEIDSDLELSGDDEDKEEKKKQEIMDMDPEAAFREIASTRILTPADFAKLQELRNEDSVAKIMGVHKQDRREELVDSNTLTGPIRYKQSREERLQKVLEGREGRDKFGSRRGKRDNVRSTTNREKERRKNYVMSIHKRSVRTKQKMSLRDKQVVLRAHISKQKKKGY from the coding sequence ATGGGTAGAAGAAGCAGAGCTGCTATGCTCCCAACaaatattattcttttgcaGAATTTGGTAAAACGTGATCCAGAGTCCTATCAAGAGGAGTTTCTTCAACAGTATGCACACTATGAATCCTTGAGGGACATATTTATGCTAAACGGTCTTACCGGTGGTGATTCTGCCGCCGCTACTAACGGGCTGGTTGTAGGAAATGGTTCATCTACAATGGCAGGGAGTAATGGTACCACTATCAGCACTTCAACCTCTCAACTTATTGAATTGGTTGGTTTTGTATCCCAAGTTTGTTCATGTTTCCCACGTGAGACTGCAAACTTTCCCTCCGAATTAAAGCAGCTTCTATTGGAACATCACAAGTCATTGCCATTtgaattgaaggaaaaaatcctAAGTTGTTTAACAATGctaagaaataaaaacgtCATTACCGCTGAGGAATTGATTCAAAGTTTGTTTCCATTGCTGGTGGCCTACTCTTCCCATGGTAATTCCCTTGGTGCCAATTCACATGCTAAGGAGTTAAGAAAAATCATCTATACGAATTTAATATCCTTATTGAGAAGTTGTAACACTAGTGGTAAGAACCAGAAATTAAACAAATCCACACAAGCAGTTTGCTTCAATCTGTTGGACAAACCAGATTCTCAGGGTGTTTGGGCTACAAAATTAACTAGAGAACTTTGGAGACGTGGTATTTGGGATGATTCAAGAACTGTAGAAATTATGACCCAAGCCGCTTTACACCAGGATGTTAAGATTGCCATGTCAGGTGTAATGTTTTTCTTAGATGCTGATAGAGAGCGTGAAgagaattttgaagaaaaatcggatgatgaagatggaTTCGATTTGGATGCGTTAAAGCATAAAATGCAAgtcaacaaaaaatcagGTAGACGTGGTAAAAAGCTAGAAAATGCCATAAAAActgttaaaaaaaagcagaagaaTGGTCCAGGTACTCCACAAGGTTACTTGAATTTCAGTGCCATCCACCTTTTGAGAGATCCACAAGGGTTTGCTGAAAAACTATTCAAAGAACATCTTTCGGGTAAAACGAAAAACAAATTCGACCTCgaacaaaaaatatctttgatGCATTTACTATCAAGGCTAATTGGTACACATAAGTTGATTGTTTTGGGCATTTACACATTCTTCTTAAAATATCTAACTCCAAAGCAAAGGGATGTTACTAGAATTATGTCAGCATCTGCTCAAGCATGTCATGACCTTATCCCACCTGAAGTTATAAACGTCATGGTTAGAAAAATTGCCGATGAGTTCGTATCAGATGGTGTCGCCAATGaagttgctgctgctggtCTTAATACCATCAGAGAAATATGTTCTCGTGCACCATTAGCCATCGATGAAATCTTGTTGCAAGATTTGGTAGAGTATAAGGGATCTAAAGCTAAAGGTGTTAATATGGCTGCCAAGTCGTTGATAGCGCTATATAGAGACGTTGCACCGGaaatgttgaagaagagagaTCGTGGTAAGAATGCGGCCATGGAAGTTCAAGGAGCCAGAAGAGAAGGTAAAGATTCAAGAAGACCACAATTTGGTGTTGAAAACAATGTCCAAGGGATTGCTGGTATTGAACTACTAGctaaatggaaaaaagaaaatggtgacgaagatgaggatgaggatgcAGAGGCTAACTGGGAAGTAGATGCCGGCGGCCAAGACGGAGAAGTCGATGGTGAATGGGTCACCATGGACAGTGACAAAGAATACGAGGTCAATATGGAAGATAGTgacgaagaaaaggataaagctgacgaaaaagaaatagattCCGACTTGGAACTAAGCGGcgacgatgaagataaagaagaaaagaagaaacaagaaattatGGACATGGATCCTGAAGCTGCCTTCCGTGAAATTGCTTCCACCCGTATTTTGACTCCTGCCGATTTTGCCAAGCTACAAGAATTGCGTAATGAAGACAGTGTTGCTAAAATTATGGGTGTTCACAAGCAGGACAGACGTGAAGAGCTAGTCGATTCAAACACACTAACTGGTCCTATCAGATACAAGCAGTCACGTGAAGAAAGATTACAAAAAGTGCTGGAAGGTCGTGAAGGTAGAGATAAGTTCGGTAGTAGACGTGGTAAGCGTGACAATGTTCGTTCCACTACCAAtagagaaaaggaaagaagaaagaattatGTCATGTCCATTCACAAGAGATCCGTCAGaactaaacaaaaaatgtcATTACGAGACAAACAAGTGGTGTTGCGTGCACATATCtccaaacaaaagaagaaggggTACTAG
- the NOP19 gene encoding Nop19p: MSRAKDIQERLNLQAKLQSTFSNNTATVLDWLKESEECDRGKVHTDPEHGKLLEDYKELEDSKKAFFQLPVVQIGSGLHFKTEDDLSAKEDIHTIGEFIESDKKVSSLAKKKKRNDQGLQRNDMYRITKDDTKAMVALKRKMRKGEKEGLRKKQEVPVKSTPNFHGSSDEDDIDVERVPQKSTKKTFGLLFDKKKKNRKRF; encoded by the coding sequence ATGAGCAGGGCCAAAGATATTCAAGAGAGGCTCAATTTGCAAGCCAAACTTCAATCAACTTTCAGTAACAATACAGCTACGGTCTTAGACTGGTTAAAAGAGTCAGAGGAATGCGACAGAGGGAAAGTTCACACTGATCCAGAACATGGTAAACTGTTAGAGGACTACAAGGAGTTGGAGGATAGCAAGAAGGCCTTTTTTCAACTCCCTGTTGTTCAAATTGGATCTGGTTTACATTTTAAGACGGAAGACGACCTATCTGCCAAAGAAGATATACATACGATTGGGGAGTTCATTGAGAGTGACAAGAAGGTTAGTTCGTTGgcgaagaaaaagaaaagaaacgatCAGGGATTACAACGAAACGACATGTACAGGATAACTAAAGACGATACTAAAGCTATGGTTgcattaaaaagaaaaatgaggaaaggtgaaaaagaaggattaagaaagaaacaagagGTGCCGGTAAAGAGTACTCCCAACTTCCACGGCTCTagtgacgaagatgatatAGATGTGGAAAGGGTGCCGCAGAAGTCTacgaaaaaaacatttgGTTTACTCtttgataagaaaaagaaaaatcgtAAACGATTTTAA
- the MGA1 gene encoding Mga1p, producing MQPKTFVHQLHSILLEPEVNQWIYWSPTDSMVFFLKPYDPNFSTHVLKRYFKHGNVNSFVRQLHMYGFHKLSHPSPDQTSTNNGNTKELVEWKFTHPSGFFFKEANAGVLNKIQRKSTGVGKDGKRKNILSPISVSYVDASRLNVLSQQPARGASTEPTSMFMSNGAHHYSLSQGPPQMYLQQQQQQQQQQLNNGPYVMSSLPPQQPTVNIMRRQSISARMMNSYDYPNQFPSQDDVLRPQQQQQQLVSSQSLSGPPMKKSRTLSSTDDLKATTTLPIVNYPMPFHPGSFTQQLPMAPSYSSYSSPIPPTMNSVCNSVSNSGCNSASDSPSLAVCNNNVTLQKKNDLSERQSLDNHIQTLKNSLSTITDLVKRHTSDLPQQDLNIQTNEALNKDLRTSLSLLQNSKEEILQLESKWTSMQSFRTIPLPLQETTNTSSSLTPLTSTITPKSMPIMTKSEAANKSASY from the coding sequence ATGCAGCCTAAGACTTTCGTTCACCAGCTCCATTCAATTCTCTTGGAACCGGAGGTAAACCAATGGATATATTGGTCTCCGACGGATAGCatggttttctttctgAAACCGTATGACCCTAACTTCAGCACACATGTTTTGAAGCGATATTTTAAGCATGGCAACGTGAACAGTTTTGTTCGTCAATTGCACATGTACGGGTTCCATAAGCTATCGCATCCTTCCCCTGACCAAACTTCCACCAATAACGGCAACACTAAAGAACTTGTTGAATGGAAATTCACTCACCCATCtggatttttcttcaaagaagccAATGCTGGTGTCTTGaataaaattcaaaggaAAAGCACCGGTGTGGGCAAAGATGGTAAacgaaaaaatattctgtCGCCCATATCTGTCAGTTATGTCGACGCGTCAAGATTGAACGTCCTCTCTCAGCAACCTGCTCGTGGCGCCTCAACGGAACCCACGAGCATGTTTATGAGTAATGGCGCACACCACTACTCATTGTCTCAAGGCCCACCGCAAATGTActtacaacaacaacaacagcagcaacaacagcaactaAATAATGGACCCTACGTTATGTCTTCACTGCCTCCTCAGCAACCAACGGTCAATATAATGCGAAGGCAAAGTATCTCCGCAAGAATGATGAATTCTTACGACTATCCCAACCAATTTCCCTCACAGGATGACGTGCTGCGGCctcaacagcagcagcaacaattGGTTTCTTCGCAATCGCTATCGGGTCctccaatgaaaaaatctcGAACGTTATCTTCGACAGATGACCTGAAGGCTACTACTACCTTGCCAATCGTCAATTACCCAATGCCGTTTCATCCAGGTTCTTTCACGCAACAGCTTCCTATGGCCCCATCATATTCATCTTATTCTTCACCAATCCCTCCTACAATGAACTCTGTTTGTAACTCTGTTTCCAATTCTGGTTGTAACTCTGCTTCTGACTCTCCTAGTTTGGCAGTGTGTAACAATAATGTAACattacagaaaaaaaatgaccTAAGTGAAAGACAGTCTTTGGACAACCATATACAAACATTGAAGAACTCTTTATCTACAATTACTGATTTGGTAAAAAGGCATACAAGCGATTTACCGCAACAAGACCTTAATATACAGACGAACGAGGCCCTGAATAAAGATCTTCGAACAAGCTTGTCTCTTTTACAGAATTCTAAGGAAGAAATATTACAGTTGGAAAGTAAATGGACGTCGATGCAATCTTTCAGGACGATACCATTGCCCTTACAAGAAACTACAAACACCTCTTCATCCTTAACACCACTGACTTCCACCATCACCCCTAAAAGTATGCCTATAATGACGAAAAGCGAAGCTGCAAATAAATCTGCCTCTTACTGA
- the BRF1 gene encoding transcription factor TFIIIB subunit BRF1: MPVCKSCHGTEFERDLSNANNDLVCKACGVVSEDNPIVSEVTFGETSAGAAVVQGSFIGAGQSHASFGGSSALESREATLNNARRKLRAVSYALHIPEYITDAAFQWYKLALANNFVQGRRSQNVIASCLYVACRKEKTHHMLIDFSSRLQVSVYSIGATFLKMVKKLHITELPLADPSLFIQHFAEKLDLADKKIKVVKDAVKLAQRMSKDWMFEGRRPAGIAGACILLACRMNNLRRTHTEIVAVSHVAEETLQQRLNEFKNTKAAKLSVQEFRENDVEDGEARPPSFVKNRNKEKKIKDTLDKEEMSQTSEEALNKNPILTQVLGEQELSSKEVLFYLKQFSERRARVVERIKATNGIDGENIYHEDSEGEGGKRRTSDVDAEEEERDEENEPGHKNKKTKTITKGKGKETGHFQDAIDGYSLETDPYRPRNLHLLPTSDAYLSKVCDDPDNLDDVDDEELNAHLLNEEASKLKERIWVGLNAEFLLEQESKRLKQEADIATGNTSVKKKRTRRKNRNDEPTKTVDAAAAIGLMSDLQDKSGLHAALKAAEENGDFTTADSVKNMLQKASFSKKINYDAIDGLFR; the protein is encoded by the coding sequence ATGCCTGTGTGTAAGAGTTGTCACGGGACAGAATTCGAAAGAGACCTTTCCAACGCTAATAATGATTTGGTTTGTAAAGCCTGTGGTGTTGTTTCAGAAGATAACCCTATCGTGTCGGAAGTGACGTTTGGTGAGACGAGTGCAGGGGCTGCTGTCGTCCAAGGTTCATTTATCGGTGCAGGACAAAGCCATGCCTCGTTCGGTGGTTCCAGTGCTCTCGAATCGAGAGAAGCTACTTTAAACAATGCGAGAAGAAAATTGCGTGCTGTCTCTTATGCTTTGCATATCCCGGAATATATTACCGACGCTGCTTTCCAATGGTATAAGCTTGCACTGGCTAATAATTTTGTGCAAGGCCGGAGATCCCAAAACGTCATTGCGTCATGTCTTTACGTGGCATgcagaaaggaaaagactCATCACATGCTGATTGATTTCTCATCGAGATTACAAGTTAGCGTATATTCTATTGGTGcaacatttttgaaaatggttAAAAAGCTACATATTACAGAATTACCGTTAGCGGATCCATCTTTATTCATTCAACATTTTGCCGAAAAATTAGATCTTGCTGacaaaaagataaaagtGGTTAAAGACGCCGTGAAATTGGCACAGAGGATGTCTAAAGACTGGATGTTTGAAGGACGTAGACCTGCCGGTATTGCGGGGGCATGTATTTTACTAGCATGTAGAATGAATAATCTGAGAAGAACACATACGGAAATTGTGGCCGTTTCACATGTTGCCGAGGAAACATTACAACAGCGGTTAAacgaattcaaaaacacaAAGGCAGCAAAACTGTCCGTCCAAGAATTTAGGGAGAACGACGTGGAAGATGGTGAGGCCAGACCACCTTCATTTGTAAAGAACAGAAATAAggagaaaaagataaaggATACTCtggataaagaagaaatgtCTCAAACTAGTGAAGAAGCATTGAACAAAAATCCGATTTTAACACAAGTGTTGGGTGAACAAGAGCTATCTTCCAAAGAAGTTTTGTTTTACTTGAAGCAGTTTTCAGAAAGAAGGGCTCGTGTTGTAGAAAGAATTAAGGCTACAAATGGAATAGATGGCGAGAATATATATCATGAAGATTCTGAAGGAGAAGGTGGGAAGCGCAGAACATCTGACGTcgatgctgaagaagaagaaagagacgAGGAGAATGAACCTGGacataaaaacaaaaagacaaagacaataacaaaaggaaaaggaaaagaaaccgGTCATTTTCAAGATGCCATTGATGGCTACTCCCTAGAAACAGATCCATATCGTCCTCGTAATTTGCATTTATTACCCACATCAGACGCATACCTTTCTAAGGTCTGTGACGATCCCGACAACTTGGATGATGTTGATGATGAGGAACTTAACGCTCACTTATTGAACGAAGAAGCCTCTAAATTAAAGGAGAGAATATGGGTTGGCTTGAATGCAGAATTCTTGCTAGAGCAAGAAAGTAAGCGATTAAAGCAAGAAGCTGACATTGCTACTGGTAACACTTCGGTAAAAAAGAAGCGTACGAGGCGCAAGAATAGAAATGACGAACCTACTAAAACTGTGGATGCAGCTGCAGCTATTGGGTTGATGTCAGATTTACAAGATAAATCAGGGTTGCATGCAGCATTGAAAGCAGCCGAGGAAAACGGTGATTTTACAACTGCTGACAGTGTGAAGAATATGCTCCAAAAGGCAAGTTTCTCTAAAAAGATTAATTATGATGCTATCGACGGTTTGTTTAGGTGA
- the CPD1 gene encoding 2',3'-cyclic-nucleotide 3'-phosphodiesterase, which translates to MAIALWYCPPQGSVAYETLQMLIFSFQTLFPNSPVFEPHITVTSHLVCNNRDDVNKILTSCAAAIQSVRSHQKTAKKGHKAQASHAAAAAPLVSFNGCSVGKGYFKKIVLECNQNNVLYGIAQIMREMYVEIDTETRSSRAATWVHEEFQPHVSLLYSDIRPVSQASLRVVQQRIEDALDVQLVTREKSKGSGNTDGSNEVQIRWDFDISSSLSWNIPGTFKIVNCVGPVEEWVVLGRVDV; encoded by the coding sequence ATGGCGATAGCTTTATGGTACTGTCCACCACAGGGGTCAGTGGCTTACGAGACGCTGCAAATGCtcatattttcatttcaaacACTTTTCCCAAACTCGCCGGTCTTTGAGCCTCACATAACAGTGACGTCTCACTTGGTATGTAACAATAGAGACGATGTCAACAAGATCCTTACTTCCTGTGCGGCCGCTATTCAATCGGTAAGGTCCCACCAGAAGACCGCGAAGAAAGGACACAAGGCACAAGCCTCCcatgctgctgctgcagcGCCCCTAGTTTCATTCAACGGGTGTAGTGTAGGCAAAGggtatttcaagaaaattgtACTTGAGTGTAACCAGAATAATGTACTTTATGGGATAGCGCAGATCATGAGGGAGATGTACGTTGAAATAGATACTGAGACACGAAGTAGCCGTGCCGCTACGTGGGTACACGAAGAATTTCAGCCACACGTCTCGCTGCTATATTCTGATATTCGTCCAGTGAGCCAGGCATCGTTGCGGGTAGTTCAACAGAGAATCGAAGACGCCTTGGACGTGCAATTGGTGACAAGAGAGAAAAGTAAGGGTTCTGGAAACACTGACGGGTCCAACGAGGTGCAGATAAGATGGGACTTCGACATCTCTTCGTCGCTGTCCTGGAACATCCCAGGTACATTCAAAATCGTGAACTGCGTGGGACCTGTTGAAGAGTGGGTGGTACTCGGACGCGTGGATGTCTAG
- the RIE1 gene encoding Rie1p, with amino-acid sequence MITPEETFDEALSSGPEDTDIYSQQTTASVECGDQSLKSERKSSTGLQLEQLANTNLLTIRIKWKLQEENDFNKSRITDVIMDTIQHYKGISVNNADSEAYEFLADKKRLQILEQNKDIYLYEHGTQEYEKSFKDSENDEEDDWKYDTVLQAQFKYPRSLENTCADISELLRSDVNAQFLDKWSIGVNKHALTYPGNIFVGGIAKSLSIGELSFLFSKYGPVLSMKLIYDKTKGEPNGYGFFSYPLGSQASLCIKELNGKTISGSTLFINYHVERKERERIHWDHVKENNNDDNYRCLFIGNLPYHNPEKEESLITPKDVIDVIKKELSKKFSDFDIISYYFPKKSNARSSSSVSFQDEGSIDSNKMSNITNGAAQEEDMLKGYGFIKLINHEQALAAIETFNGFMWHGNRLVVNKAVQHKVYNNHNNHDKQSSISNHTDMEAFEFTNSPTYDYNNYTYDGYYFNNIKIGNSNDSSNGRYFDSVKSTPVTEKMDLYYPPRESFSEGRGQRVPRFMGSKYDMYQYPSASCGLPIPMSNQQESNLYVKHIPLSWTDEDLYGFYKTFGEIISVKVITVGGSKNKYRQQSNDSSSDSDLPVGSSRGYGFVSFESPLDAAKAISNTDGYQVSKDQVLSVSFAQKRGNLPSGDDDDLSQTDESSNYQGSQPQNEYHKSYPTKYNRKFMNALMNQNHPQQQVSRENYFMQYPTNSSKAVNSYNLISANQNNPNWMMPMFPSFGFIPQVPPVPYMIPPQNPTLNHIPIMTNGNNEEEEFSNANYSMDF; translated from the coding sequence ATGATTACCCCAGAAGAAACATTTGACGAAGCATTATCCAGTGGCCCTGAGGATACAGACATTTACAGTCAACAAACAACAGCAAGTGTAGAATGTGGAGATCAATCACTAAAAAgcgaaagaaaaagttctACGGGGTTACAGCTGGAACAACTCGCCAATACAAATTTATTGACTATAAGAATCAAATGGAAactacaagaagaaaatgatttcaataaatctaGAATAACTGATGTGATTATGGACACAATACAGCATTATAAAGGTATTTCTGTGAACAATGCTGATTCGGAGGCATATGAATTCCTTGCagataaaaaaagactACAGATTCTCGAGCAAAACAAAGACATTTATCTTTACGAGCATGGAACACAAGAATACGAAAAATCTTTCAAGGATAGcgaaaatgatgaagaagatgattgGAAATATGATACTGTTTTACAAGCACAATTCAAATATCCCAgatctttggaaaatacaTGTGCAGATATCTCAGAATTACTGAGAAGTGATGTTAATGCCCAATTTCTTGACAAATGGTCCATAGGTGTAAACAAGCATGCGTTGACGTACCCTGGAAATATATTTGTCGGGGGGATTGCAAAAAGCTTGTCTATTGGCGAATtaagttttcttttctcaaaatacGGACCCGTTTTGTCGATGAAATTGATTTATGATAAAACGAAAGGGGAGCCTAATGGAtatggttttttttcttacccTTTAGGTTCTCAAGCCTCACTTTGCATCAAAGAACTCAATGGTAAGACAATAAGTGGGTCTACACTATTTATCAACTATCATGTCGAAAGgaaagagagagagagaatTCACTGGGATCAtgtcaaagaaaacaacaacgatgATAATTACAGGTGTCTTTTCATTGGAAATTTGCCTTATCATAATCCAGAAAAGGAGGAATCTTTAATTACACCAAAGGATGTTATAGATGTAATTAAAAAGGAGTTATCCAAGAAGTTTTCAGACTTTGATATCATTTCATACTATTTCCCCAAGAAAAGTAATGCGAGAAGTAGTAGCTCGGTTAGCTTCCAAGATGAAGGATCTATAGACTCGAACAAAATGTCCAATATTACAAATGGAGCTgcccaagaagaagatatgTTGAAGGGTTATGGATTTATTAAGCTTATTAATCATGAACAGGCACTGGCTGCTATTGAGACATTCAATGGTTTTATGTGGCATGGAAACAGACTCGTTGTTAATAAAGCCGTTCAACATAAGGTGTATAATAACCACAATAATCATGATAAGCAATCCTCAATTAGTAACCATACCGATATGGAAGCCTTTGAATTTACCAATAGTCCAACGTACGATTACAATAATTATACATATGATGGATACTATTTCAACAATATCAAGATTGGCAACAGTAATGACAGCTCCAATGGACGGTACTTTGACTCAGTGAAATCGACTCCTGTAACAGAAAAGATGGATTTGTATTATCCTCCAAGGGAATCCTTCAGTGAGGGTCGTGGCCAGCGTGTGCCAAGGTTTATGGGCAGTAAATACGATATGTACCAATACCCATCCGCTTCTTGTGGCTTACCCATACCAATGAGCAACCAGCAGGAATCAAACCTTTACGTGAAGCACATTCCTCTTTCTTGGACGGATGAAGATCTATATGGCTTCTACAAGACCTTTGGAGAAATAATTAGCGTTAAGGTCATTACTGTCGGCGGTAGCAAGAATAAATACCGTCAACAATCGAATGATAGTTCTTCAGATAGTGACTTACCGGTGGGATCATCAAGAGGTTATggatttgtttcttttgaaagcCCGTTGGATGCAGCCAAGGCCATTTCGAATACAGACGGTTATCAGGTGAGCAAAGATCAAGTGTTATCCGTCTCGTTCGCACAAAAACGTGGTAACTTACCTTCTGGCGACGATGACGATCTATCTCAAACTGATGAATCATCAAACTATCAAGGTTCCCAGCCACAGAATGAATATCATAAATCGTATCCAACAAAGTATAACAGAAAGTTCATGAACGCCTTGATGAACCAGAACCACCCACAACAGCAAGTCTCGAGAGAAAATTATTTCATGCAATATCCTACTAATAGTTCAAAAGCTGTGAACAGTTATAACTTGATAAGCGCAAATCAAAACAACCCAAATTGGATGATGCCAATGTTTCCATCGTTTGGCTTCATTCCACAAGTGCCGCCAGTCCCTTACATGATACCTCCCCAAAATCCAACATTAAATCATATTCCTATAATGACAAACGgtaataatgaagaagaagagtttTCCAATGCTAATTATTCTATGgatttttaa